The stretch of DNA ATGTCCGCCTGCATGGCTGCGGCAATGCCCACCCTGGGTGACATGGGAGGAATCCCTGTTTCCGAAGGTGTGCGCCCGTCCCCCACCACAACAATATTCTTTCCGAAGGTCGACACCCTGATTCCTTCGGGATCGCCATAGCCGCCAATGCCGGATGCCGCCACAATGAGCCTTTTATCAGGGGAAAGCGCTTCCACCAGCATGGCTTTGGCAACGGCATCATCCAGGGCTTCCACCACCAGTTCACAGTCTTGAAAAATGACCGTCAGGTTATCTGGTTCAAGACAAATGAAGTGGACTTTCATATCCAGTGCGGGATCAATTCGTAAAAGGTTTTCCTTTAGGGCTTCCACCTTGGGTCGGCCCACCTGATCGGCAAAATAGAACTGACGATTAAGGTTGGAGGGGGTAACCCGGTCACAATCTGCCACCACCAGAGAGGCTATGCCAGAACGGGCCAGATGGCAGGCCACATTGGAGCCGAGTCCTCCCGCACCAGCTATGCCAACACAGGTCTTCTGCAGCCGTTCCCGGCAGTGATCGGGCAGGTAGGTGGCAAGGCCCTGACGGAAAAGATTGTCATGGGTCATGCGCTTTTCTCCCATGAATCCATGGGCCTCCAGTCCTGATAAACGGGCTGGTATCCCTTATTCTTGATAGCCACAGCCATTTCTTCCACGGAACGTTCATCGGAAATATCAAACTGACCTGTACCCGAATCTTTTTCACTGTGCCCGCCCACGGCCGTGCTTACACCCGCCGACATCTTTGTAACACCAAGGCCCATAATGTTGTCCCTGAACTCTTTTCTCTCCCTTGTGGATATGGAAATGCCGCATCTGGGCATAAAAATTCGCTGTGCCAGAAGAATCTGTACAAAATCCGCATCACTGACCTCACAGGCCGGTGAATAACTTCCTGCATGGGGTCTCATTCTGGGCAGAGCAAGGCTTACTTCCACTTCCGGGTAACTTTTCTGCAACCAGTCCGCATGAAGGCCTGTGAAAAAGGCATCCCTTTGCCAGTCATCAAGCCCCAGCAGAGCACCCACATTCACCATGCGCATGCCTGCCATGCAGCCCCGTTCCGGTGCATCCAGCCTGAAATGGTAATCTTTTTTCGGCCCATAGGGATGAAGGGTTTCATAGAGGGTTTCGTTATAGGTTTCCTGATACAGGGTAAGGCCGTCCACACCTGCGTCCACCATGCGACGGTAGGTATCTGTATCCATGGCATAAATTTCTATGGCAATGGAGCTGAAATGTTTCTTAAGCTCTTCGCAGCAGGCCCCAATGTAGGCGGGTGTGGCAATTTTTGGAGCATCACCCGTAAGGATGAGAATATGTTTTAAACCGTCTGCGGCAATCAGGCGGGCTTCTTCTCCCACTTCTTTCAGGGAAAGCTGTTTTCTGGAAATGGAATTAGAACATCCGAAGCCACAGTATACGCAGCCGTTGGTACAAAAATTGGAAAGATACATGGGCGTGAACAGCTGTATGGTTCTACCGAAATGCCTTGTGGTGAGGTCCCTTGCCTTCACAGCCATCTGTTCCAGAAAAGGCCTTGCCGCAGGGGACAGAAGGGCAAGAAAATCCTCTGATCCACAGTTTTCCCTTGAAAGGGCACGCCATACATCCCTCTGGCTAAAGGATACTGTTATTTTTTGAATGTCTTCCTTTTCATATGATGCCAACAGGTCATAAAAACCCATGGATTGCTCCTTTGTAATTGTTCAACACATTTGATTCAGAAATTCAGACATTGTAATTCCAGCCGTTTTGTACCATTGCAAGGCACCTTGGGGTCATACTGCCTGTGACGGCGAGTCTTACTGCTTCCGGACAGGAAAAGAAGCTCCTTAATCCGACACTTAAAATTCATAGGTCTTTTGGTTCCCGTCAAAGGCCCGGGTCTTTCAGCTTGAGGTCGGATTGTGTCACGGCCCAATAGTCTGCGTGTCTGTTCATCGGCCTGATAGCTATGCTCCATAGCCATCGAAGATGGTGCTGAACAGGTATGCTTCTTTTGATCATTTAAGAAAGAAAGCCCGTAAGGGGAGAAGAGGCAAAAGCCCTGTCCGGTGAAACAGCTGCTTCTCCAGCAAGATAGGCCTTTCTTCCCGCAGCTACTGCCCAGCCAAAGGCTTTCGCCATGGATACAGGATCGCCAGCTCCGGCTATGGCCGTGTTCACAAGACAGGCCGCAGCACCCATCTCCATGGCTTCACAGGCCTGAGAAGGCTTACCAATTCCCGCATCCACAATGATGGGCAGGGAAATTTCTTCAATGAGAATCCGCAGCATTTCTTTTGTCTGGAGCCCACGATTACTGCCTATGGGAGCACCAAGGGGCATGACTGCCGCAGCACCCGCCGAAACAAGACTCCTTGCAATCATAAGGTCCGCATTCACATAGGGCAGCACAACAAAACCTTCTTTTGCCAGAATTTCCGTGGCTTTTACCGTTTCATAACCATCGGGCAGGAGATAGCGGTTGTCTGATATCACTTCTATCTTGATCCAGTTGCCGCAGCCCATAGCCTTGGCCAGACGGGCAATGCGTACGGCTTCCTCCGCCGTTCTTGCTCCGGAAGTATTGGGCAGAAGTCTCATATTGGAAGGAATATGCTTCATGACATTGTCCGTTGAAGCATTCAGATCCACCCGGCGCAGGGCAACGGTGATGACCTCGCTGCCCGATGCGGCCAGCACACCGGGAATGAGGGTATCGGAAGGGTATTTTCCCGTACCCACAAAAAGACGGGAGGAAAGGGCTTCGCCTCCTATCAGCAAGGCATCCTTTGCTGGAGAAATCAAACAGGGATCAGAAAAATTCATTTCACCCACCTCCCACAAAGCGCAGTATTTCTACCTGATCCCTGCTGTTAAGAAAGGTTTCGGAAAAACGTTTTTTTTCGATAATGAGGCCGTTCAGCTCTACCACCACCGTATCCGGTTTCAGCTTTTTGGACTGAAGCAAGGCAAGAATATCCGTTTTTTTTTCCATCATTTCTTCTCTGCCATTAACGATAATCTGCATGGTGCATCCTCCACGGGTAGGCCTTCCTTACGAGTAAAAACGGAACATAAAGAGGGGTTTTTAATGGGGCTAGGGGAGGAAAGGAGGGAAAGCTTTTCTGGGAGGGTATGGGGCCTGGGTTGTCTCGGACAGGCCTTTTTTGGTTTTTGTACTCAACAAAAACAAAAAGGGCCTGCCAAAGGCAAGCCCTGAAGAGACCTTCTACCGGATGCATGTATATGGTGCACCCTTGCTCTTTTTCGCTTCCCTACGGCAGTATGAACTGCTTCAGGTTCCAAGGGTCGGATCTTTTTATGATCCCTCTCAGCCTCTTTAAGGCTCCCCCAGCAATCAAAATGTAACGGGTAGGATATAATAATTTTTTTACAACAAAGTAAAGCTTATTTTTTACCAGTAAAAAAAACGGAACCTAAACCTATCCACTTCAGTTTTAGATTCCGTTATGATTATTTTCAGAAGTTAAAGTATCTTTCTATGAAATTATTGCGAC from Desulfobotulus pelophilus encodes:
- a CDS encoding thiazole synthase, translated to MNFSDPCLISPAKDALLIGGEALSSRLFVGTGKYPSDTLIPGVLAASGSEVITVALRRVDLNASTDNVMKHIPSNMRLLPNTSGARTAEEAVRIARLAKAMGCGNWIKIEVISDNRYLLPDGYETVKATEILAKEGFVVLPYVNADLMIARSLVSAGAAAVMPLGAPIGSNRGLQTKEMLRILIEEISLPIIVDAGIGKPSQACEAMEMGAAACLVNTAIAGAGDPVSMAKAFGWAVAAGRKAYLAGEAAVSPDRAFASSPLTGFLS
- the thiH gene encoding 2-iminoacetate synthase ThiH; protein product: MGFYDLLASYEKEDIQKITVSFSQRDVWRALSRENCGSEDFLALLSPAARPFLEQMAVKARDLTTRHFGRTIQLFTPMYLSNFCTNGCVYCGFGCSNSISRKQLSLKEVGEEARLIAADGLKHILILTGDAPKIATPAYIGACCEELKKHFSSIAIEIYAMDTDTYRRMVDAGVDGLTLYQETYNETLYETLHPYGPKKDYHFRLDAPERGCMAGMRMVNVGALLGLDDWQRDAFFTGLHADWLQKSYPEVEVSLALPRMRPHAGSYSPACEVSDADFVQILLAQRIFMPRCGISISTRERKEFRDNIMGLGVTKMSAGVSTAVGGHSEKDSGTGQFDISDERSVEEMAVAIKNKGYQPVYQDWRPMDSWEKSA
- the thiS gene encoding sulfur carrier protein ThiS; the encoded protein is MQIIVNGREEMMEKKTDILALLQSKKLKPDTVVVELNGLIIEKKRFSETFLNSRDQVEILRFVGGG
- the thiF gene encoding sulfur carrier protein ThiS adenylyltransferase ThiF, with protein sequence MGEKRMTHDNLFRQGLATYLPDHCRERLQKTCVGIAGAGGLGSNVACHLARSGIASLVVADCDRVTPSNLNRQFYFADQVGRPKVEALKENLLRIDPALDMKVHFICLEPDNLTVIFQDCELVVEALDDAVAKAMLVEALSPDKRLIVAASGIGGYGDPEGIRVSTFGKNIVVVGDGRTPSETGIPPMSPRVGIAAAMQADIILKYLIGSLTSKEINP